A genomic segment from Garra rufa chromosome 5, GarRuf1.0, whole genome shotgun sequence encodes:
- the nacc2l gene encoding nucleus accumbens-associated protein 2: MSQLLHMEIPNFGSTVLDSLNEQRLLGQHCDVAIMVNGQAFKAHRAVLAASSLYFRDLFSGSAQTLFELPSSVAPSCFQQILSFCYTGRMTVSASDQLMVMYTAGYLQIQNIVERGMDLMFKASAPYCDSQTSATDDPPSPNNNNSSLLLGDQPTTVCKIKEEKLETPVCAQNGELKHSEEDRGPRVRSLRNGTLFYTSGGVNGVIPVMHAYEHSTRDHASPGASSLPTTDSPTSHQNEEEDFEDDSYESLTNGKIFGGSSGIYSMQEKMEVSSLPLSLENRFCVLLGGDREALPAGLISQIGYRCHPALYTEGDPGERLELIAGSGVFMTRGQLMNCHLCAGVKHKVLLRRLLAAFFDRNTLADSCGTGIRSSNCDPNRKPLDSRILNTVKLYCQNFAPNFKESEMNVIAADMCTNARRVRKRWLPKIKSMLPEAIEVYRGTAVLSQVEGATQPGGGFPFESEFKHLAASNLTLEQHLYGDCRETLRNGSHFNMEERSQKGEEAKTEPGRAKEPDTPQEVERLPESPERAASVLALNPASKKGEKERATSSPRSQREEQNRQRPPKDDE; this comes from the exons ATGTCTCAGCTCCTGCACATGGAGATTCCAAACTTCGGCAGCACTGTTCTGGACAGCCTGAACGAACAGCGGCTGCTGGGCCAGCACTGCGATGTGGCCATCATGGTCAACGGACAGGCCTTCAAGGCCCACCGTGCCGTTTTGGCGGCCAGCAGCCTCTACTTCCGTGATCTGTTCAGCGGTAGTGCCCAGACGCTCTTTGAGCTGCCCTCGTCCGTGGCCCCGTCCTGCTTCCAGCAGATCCTATCCTTCTGCTACACGGGCCGGATGACGGTGAGTGCCAGCGATCAGCTGATGGTCATGTACACCGCAGGCTACCTTCAGATCCAGAACATCGTAGAGCGAGGAATGGACCTCATGTTCAAGGCCAGCGCTCCATACTGTGACTCGCAGACATCTGCCACAGACGATCCCCCGAGCCCAAACAACAACAACTCCTCCCTGTTGCTAGGCGACCAGCCCACAACTGTCTGCAAGATCAAGGAAGAGAAGCTGGAGACCCCGGTGTGTGCTCAGAACGGGGAGCTGAAGCACTCCGAGGAGGACAGGGGACCAAGGGTCAGATCTTTGAGGAATGGCACTCTTTTCTACACAAGTGGAGGCGTGAACGGGGTCATTCCTGTGATGCACGCTTACGAGCACTCGACCCGAGATCACGCCAGTCCCGGTGCCTCCAGCCTCCCGACCACAGACAGCCCAACTTCACACCAAAACGAGGAGGAGGACTTCGAAGACGACTCGTACGAGAGCCTGACCAACGGGAAGATCTtcgggggctcgtccgggatctaTAGCA TGCAAGAGAAGATGGAGGTGTCCTCCCTGCCTCTGTCCTTGGAGAACCGTTTCTGTGTGCTGTTAGGAGGAGACAGAGAGGCTCTGCCTGCCGGACTCATCAGCCAGATCGGCTACCGTTGCCACCCCGCTCTCTACACAGAGGGCGACCCTGGAGAGAGGCTGGAGCTGATTGCAG GATCTGGTGTCTTCATGACTCGTGGGCAGCTGATGAACTGTCACCTCTGCGCCGGGGTCAAACACAAAGTCTTGCTGAGGCGCCTTCTTGCTGCTTTTTTTGACAG GAACACACTGGCTGACAGCTGTGGGACTGGAATACGTTCCTCCAACTGTGATCCCAATCGCAAACCACTGGACAGTCGTATACTCAACACAGTGAAAC TCTACTGTCAGAACTTTGCCCCAAACTTCAAAGAAAGTGAGATGAATGTGATCGCTGCAGACATGTGCACCAACGCCCGGAGAGTTCGCAAGCGCTGGCTCCCTAAGATCAAGTCCATGCTTCCAGAGGCGATCGAGGTGTACAGGGGGACTGCGGTCCTGAGCCAGGTGGAAGGAGCTACCCAGCCAGGCGGTGGCTTTCCCTTTGAGTCAGAGTTCAAACACCTGGCAGCATCAAATCTGACTCTGGAGCAGCATCTCTATGGAGACTGCAGAGAGACACTGAGGAATGGCTCTCACTTCAATATGGAAGAGAGGTCCCAAAAAGGTGAAGAAGCCAAGACTGAGCCAGGCCGAGCCAAAGAGCCAGACACCCCGCAGGAAGTTGAAAGGCTTCCGGAGAGCCCCGAGAGAGCGGCCAGTGTGCTCGCCCTCAACCCTGCCAGCAAGAAAGGGGAGAAAGAGCGTGCAACCAGCAGCCCCAGATCACAGAGAGAGGAACAGAACAGACAGAGACCACCAAAAGACGATGAGTGA